A single Ziziphus jujuba cultivar Dongzao chromosome 11, ASM3175591v1 DNA region contains:
- the LOC107433146 gene encoding uncharacterized protein LOC107433146: MTPSHDEVPLRERLTILEGEVANVRQDVKDLRIAMLREFASLETKLDKLMKHQRVGVGADGLGDGMEADVEGDENKEEFGPNATPVDRQSCPSIVDDAGPSVTIIEKVSPSKFPTGRRVRKVAAAKQSIDIWRRDRKVAATIITPYSVGGLRKKLQRILPGKDFFQLLITSEKWLNHNHMEVLPYLFHVRANRFPDVFDPSFEVIDGGF; encoded by the exons ATgactccatcccatgatgag gtacctttgagagagagattaactatacttgaaggcgaagtggctaatgtacggcaagacgttaaggatttaagaatcgccatgcttagagagtttgcaagtttggagaccaagcttgataagttaatgaagcaccaaCGAGTGGGAGTTGGTGCTGACGGGTTAGGAGATGGGATGGAAGCGGACGttgaaggggatgaaaataaagaagagtttgGTCCCAATGCGACCCCTGTTGATAGACAGTCATGTCCATCCATTGTAGATGATGCAGGACCAAGTGTTACGATTATCgagaaagtgtctccatcaaagtttcctACCGGAAGACGTGTAAGAAAGGTAGCAGCTGCTAAGCAAAGTATAGATATTTGGAGGCGGGATAGGAAGGTGGCAGCAACTATTATAACTCCTTACAGTGTTGGAGGCTTGCGGAAAAAACTACAGCGCATTTTACCCg gtaaagactttttccagttgcttataaCCAGTGAGAAGTGGCTAAATCACAat catatggaagtcctgccttacTTATTTCATGTACGTGCCAATCGATTCCCTGATGTTTTTgatcctagttttgaggtgatagatggaggattttag